Proteins encoded together in one Thermomonospora curvata DSM 43183 window:
- a CDS encoding BON domain-containing protein produces the protein MSKAEDEPHYMAARIRERVAERAHELGIQVDVRGEVIYLRGDVASEQRRRDVEEAARAAAPDRTVRNELSVVSSGAPEGEERLS, from the coding sequence GTGAGCAAGGCCGAGGACGAGCCGCACTACATGGCCGCCCGCATCCGCGAACGGGTCGCCGAACGAGCGCACGAGCTGGGCATCCAGGTCGACGTCCGCGGGGAGGTGATCTACCTGCGCGGCGATGTGGCCTCCGAGCAGCGCCGCCGGGACGTGGAGGAGGCCGCCCGGGCCGCCGCCCCGGACCGCACCGTCCGCAACGAGCTGTCGGTGGTCTCCTCGGGGGCGCCGGAGGGAGAGGAGCGCCTGTCATGA
- a CDS encoding C40 family peptidase, translating to MTAVPAEAAALPAAPAAAQAPAASAKAAAAKKASKIKKQRKRAAKAVKFAYAQIGDPYRYGATGPNAWDCSGLAGGAWRKAGVKLPRTTYQIYAHVKRKVRYSKLRKGDLVFFYSGRSHMGIYVGKGYMIHAPSSGKRVQKVKLSTYYKRHFNGAVRPGL from the coding sequence GTGACGGCCGTCCCCGCTGAGGCCGCCGCCCTCCCCGCCGCTCCGGCGGCCGCACAGGCGCCCGCCGCCTCGGCCAAGGCGGCCGCCGCGAAGAAGGCGAGCAAGATCAAAAAGCAGCGCAAGCGCGCCGCCAAGGCGGTCAAGTTCGCCTACGCCCAGATCGGCGACCCCTACCGCTACGGCGCCACCGGTCCCAACGCCTGGGACTGCTCCGGCCTGGCCGGCGGCGCCTGGCGCAAGGCCGGCGTGAAGCTGCCGCGGACCACCTACCAGATCTACGCGCACGTCAAGCGCAAGGTCCGCTACAGCAAGCTGCGCAAGGGCGACCTGGTCTTCTTCTACAGCGGCCGCAGCCACATGGGCATTTACGTGGGCAAGGGCTACATGATCCACGCCCCCAGCTCCGGCAAGCGCGTCCAGAAGGTGAAGCTGAGCACCTACTACAAGCGGCACTTCAACGGCGCCGTCCGCCCGGGCCTGTAG
- a CDS encoding nucleotidyltransferase gives MSQADPGIDGGALISTLKRAAGVLRDAGVEFALAGGFAAYVRGAAISTHDVDFVLREQDVDAAVSALTAAGMRHRECPEEWLTKVYDGDRPIDLIFRPSGRPVDGGMLQRAEELPVAAVSMPVLPADDLVIMRLLAFTETACDFSDFLHVCRALREQVDWPKVAKETAHSPYAYAFLTLLHRLDVIEGGFL, from the coding sequence ATGTCTCAGGCGGATCCGGGGATCGACGGCGGCGCCCTGATCTCCACCCTGAAGCGGGCGGCGGGCGTGCTGCGGGACGCGGGAGTGGAGTTCGCACTGGCCGGCGGGTTCGCCGCCTACGTGCGGGGCGCGGCGATCTCCACCCACGACGTCGACTTCGTGCTGCGCGAGCAGGACGTGGACGCCGCGGTGAGCGCGCTGACCGCCGCCGGGATGCGTCACCGGGAGTGCCCGGAGGAGTGGCTCACCAAGGTCTACGACGGCGACCGGCCCATCGACTTGATCTTCCGGCCGTCCGGGCGCCCGGTGGACGGCGGGATGCTGCAGCGGGCCGAGGAGCTGCCGGTGGCGGCGGTGAGCATGCCGGTGCTGCCCGCCGACGACCTGGTGATCATGCGGCTGCTGGCGTTCACCGAGACGGCCTGCGACTTCAGCGACTTCCTGCACGTGTGCCGGGCGCTGCGCGAGCAGGTGGACTGGCCGAAAGTGGCCAAGGAGACCGCGCACTCCCCGTACGCCTACGCCTTCTTGACGCTGCTGCACCGGCTGGACGTGATCGAGGGGGGATTCCTGTGA
- a CDS encoding metallophosphoesterase family protein — translation MIRVAAVGDIHVGPDVAGRYREQLAGLAGHADVLLVAGDLTRHGTVAEGRIAVEELSACPVPVIAVLGNHDYHSDAQEEITALLREAGVTVLEGDWTVLECAGVRLGVAGGKGFGGGFAGRSAGEFGEPEMKEFVRHTREFSERLHAALTALDEHGADVKIALTHYSPVKDTLAGEPLEIYPFLGSYLMAEAIDRAEADLAVHGHAHRGAEKGMTAGGVRVRNVALPVIRHAYAVYSLDETTLGRPVRSASLSR, via the coding sequence ATGATCCGCGTGGCGGCGGTGGGGGACATCCATGTCGGCCCGGACGTGGCGGGCCGGTACCGGGAGCAGCTGGCGGGCCTGGCCGGCCACGCCGACGTGCTGCTGGTGGCCGGGGACCTCACCCGGCACGGCACCGTCGCAGAGGGCCGGATCGCGGTGGAGGAGCTGAGCGCCTGCCCGGTGCCGGTGATCGCCGTGCTGGGCAACCACGACTACCACTCCGACGCCCAGGAAGAGATCACGGCGCTGCTGCGCGAGGCGGGCGTCACCGTGCTGGAGGGGGACTGGACGGTCCTCGAGTGCGCGGGCGTCCGGCTGGGCGTGGCCGGGGGCAAGGGCTTCGGCGGCGGCTTCGCCGGGCGCAGCGCCGGGGAGTTCGGCGAGCCGGAGATGAAGGAGTTCGTCCGCCACACCCGCGAGTTCAGCGAGCGGCTGCACGCGGCGCTGACCGCGCTGGACGAGCACGGCGCGGACGTCAAGATCGCGCTCACCCACTACTCGCCGGTCAAGGACACCCTGGCCGGGGAGCCGCTGGAGATCTACCCGTTTTTGGGCAGCTACCTGATGGCCGAGGCCATCGACCGGGCGGAGGCCGACCTGGCGGTGCACGGCCACGCGCACCGGGGCGCCGAAAAAGGCATGACGGCGGGCGGCGTGCGCGTCCGCAACGTCGCGCTGCCGGTGATCCGCCACGCTTATGCGGTGTACTCCCTGGATGAGACCACGCTGGGACGGCCCGTCCGGTCCGCGTCTCTTTCCCGCTGA
- a CDS encoding RHS repeat-associated core domain-containing protein, with protein MVPTPATPWGTALTRHPCSLRLPGQYYDPETGLHYNYLRYYDPVTAGYLSPDPLGLTPQPNPHAYVLNPTTWYDPLGLTPHDYGLNEPIRLYRAPQRANQERERYGPDPRNHMGGDGHAYFGGQPEVARQYAGNGGRADGFYEYEMKPGFLEEFPPGKYMRVHDGKEGQTEWFIPWHEIEKFNSYINRSRWHDSVGEWSLPREEW; from the coding sequence GTGGTCCCCACCCCCGCCACTCCGTGGGGCACGGCCCTGACCCGGCACCCCTGCTCGCTCCGCCTGCCCGGCCAGTACTACGACCCGGAGACCGGCCTCCATTACAACTACCTTCGTTACTACGACCCCGTCACAGCCGGTTATCTCTCTCCCGACCCCCTGGGACTCACTCCCCAGCCCAATCCGCACGCTTACGTCCTCAATCCCACGACCTGGTACGACCCGCTGGGGCTCACTCCGCACGACTACGGCTTGAATGAGCCCATCAGGCTCTACCGGGCCCCGCAGAGAGCGAATCAAGAAAGAGAGAGGTACGGACCCGATCCCCGCAACCATATGGGTGGTGATGGGCATGCGTACTTCGGAGGACAACCAGAGGTCGCGCGACAATATGCCGGCAACGGGGGGCGCGCGGACGGCTTTTATGAATATGAGATGAAGCCGGGATTTTTGGAGGAGTTTCCACCAGGAAAATATATGCGCGTGCATGATGGCAAGGAGGGGCAGACCGAGTGGTTCATTCCATGGCATGAGATTGAGAAGTTCAATTCCTATATCAATAGGAGTAGGTGGCACGACAGCGTTGGGGAATGGTCTCTTCCGAGAGAAGAGTGGTGA
- a CDS encoding S1 RNA-binding domain-containing protein: protein MADLERLKSYRAGMIVTGRVRSLERFGAFVDLGGVEGLLKTHNISWRPIEYPSDVLSVGKEVTVKILDVDLQRGQISLSLKDLQPDPMIPLKEKVGSVVTGKVVKIVPFGIFVQIEEGQLGLLMNSEFTGPGAPPRPEIGEEIQVRIADVDLDSRRIRLSLP, encoded by the coding sequence ATGGCCGATTTGGAGCGTCTGAAGTCTTACAGGGCGGGCATGATCGTCACCGGCAGGGTGAGATCCCTGGAGCGCTTCGGTGCCTTCGTGGATCTCGGAGGCGTCGAGGGGCTGCTCAAAACCCACAATATTTCCTGGCGTCCCATCGAATATCCCTCCGATGTGCTTTCCGTTGGGAAAGAGGTGACGGTCAAGATCCTCGATGTGGATCTCCAGCGAGGACAAATCTCGCTCTCCTTGAAGGATCTGCAACCCGACCCCATGATACCGCTCAAGGAAAAGGTTGGTTCCGTGGTGACCGGAAAGGTCGTCAAGATAGTTCCGTTCGGTATTTTTGTGCAGATCGAAGAGGGGCAGCTTGGTCTGCTCATGAATTCGGAGTTCACCGGCCCGGGAGCGCCTCCTCGTCCCGAGATCGGGGAGGAGATCCAGGTGAGAATAGCCGATGTCGATCTTGATTCGCGGCGTATCAGGCTCTCCCTGCCATGA
- a CDS encoding DUF6531 domain-containing protein — translation MGKPRGPRFSGRRDGRRGGREGGPGSTLFEKAAGELFSTPRRSGNGGGPSLPPPGSRPKPTGRPPGTPRRGGSPQSQARPIDRTPKGGDPISIVTGDVLLAQRDVAWPAVLPLVLERAHVSSYRAGRWFGLSWASTLDQALEIDSQGVHFLGAGATVCSYPHIQAPDAAAMPSAGPRHPLTLTPDGGYRLTDPRSGRTLHFPPPSEETGWSRLPLTAITDRNGNRIDLIYRDRLLAEVRHSAGYRILIDTAPVGRHGHRITALRAADGTTLVRFGYDPDSGDLTEVTDSSGIPQRFSYDAEHRLTGWIDRNGHWYRYTYDEQGRAVRGEGSQGRLNAVFSYDVGNRRTVVTDALGHSTVYRYNERDQIVEETDPLGAVTRFEWDEYDRLLSRTDPLGHTTRFRYDDRGNLLQVRYADGTVSAAEYNELNLPTRIVQPDGAVWRMEYDDRGNLTRQTDPTGAVTAFTYDDRGGLLSVTDPLGHTSRAELNAAGLPLTITDAQGGISHRSYDAMGRLVRYTDPTGAVTALSWTVEGRLTSRTLPDGTVEHWRYDGEGNLVEHTDRLGQTTRTEYGPLDLPAAVVRPDGSRLTFEYDGELRLTTVTTDTGLTWRYTYNAAGHLVGETDFNGRSIAYTTDAAGRLIARTNGAGQTVGYVRDPFGNVVEKTADGRTTTFAYDAMGRLVRAFGSGIELKIHRDLRGRVLAETWNGATTAYTRDAVGRVIARRTPSGAQTAWSYTPTGLPAVLRTGDHTLTFAYDAVGRETQRVIDAAVVLAQQWDVVGRLTGQTLWGAPAPGTDRARLLQHRTYAYRPDGNLTGVTDRLVGDRVYSLDARGRIAAVTAHGWSERYAYDDMGNLTHVAGSAAVPDQQPETGAREYTGTLVRTAGRTRYEHDAQGRVVLREQVTLSGKRRRWRFHWDADDRLSAVDVPDGSRWYYHYDPLGRRVAKQQLTADGTTVLQSYTYVWDGTRLAEQTHRVHDPRRPTVQATTWTYEPDSHRPVTQTERIPAATASQEWIDRQFYAIVTDLVGTPH, via the coding sequence ATGGGTAAGCCGAGAGGACCCCGCTTTAGCGGCAGGCGGGATGGCAGAAGAGGCGGCAGGGAAGGCGGCCCGGGAAGCACCCTCTTTGAGAAGGCCGCAGGCGAGCTGTTTTCGACCCCCAGGCGCAGCGGAAACGGCGGCGGGCCCTCCCTCCCGCCTCCCGGATCTCGGCCCAAGCCGACCGGACGCCCCCCGGGGACCCCGCGCCGGGGAGGCTCCCCGCAGTCGCAAGCGCGCCCCATCGACCGGACCCCCAAGGGCGGGGACCCGATCAGCATCGTCACCGGCGACGTACTGCTGGCGCAGCGGGACGTGGCCTGGCCGGCGGTGCTGCCGCTGGTCCTGGAACGGGCACACGTGTCGTCCTACCGGGCGGGGCGCTGGTTCGGCCTCTCCTGGGCGTCCACCCTGGACCAGGCGCTGGAGATCGACAGCCAAGGGGTGCACTTCCTCGGCGCCGGCGCGACTGTCTGCAGCTATCCGCACATTCAGGCTCCAGACGCGGCGGCCATGCCGAGCGCCGGCCCCCGGCACCCGCTCACCCTGACCCCGGACGGCGGCTACCGCCTCACCGATCCCCGCTCGGGCCGTACGCTGCACTTCCCACCGCCCAGTGAGGAGACCGGCTGGTCGCGGCTCCCCCTGACGGCCATCACCGACCGCAACGGCAACCGCATCGACCTGATCTACCGGGACCGTCTCCTCGCGGAAGTCCGCCACTCGGCCGGTTACCGGATCCTCATCGACACCGCCCCCGTGGGGCGGCACGGCCATCGCATCACCGCGCTGCGCGCCGCCGACGGCACCACCCTGGTCCGCTTCGGGTACGACCCGGACTCCGGCGACCTGACCGAGGTGACCGACTCCTCCGGCATCCCCCAGCGCTTCTCCTACGACGCCGAACACCGCCTGACCGGCTGGATCGACCGCAACGGCCACTGGTACCGCTACACCTACGACGAGCAGGGACGGGCCGTCCGCGGTGAGGGCTCCCAAGGCAGGCTGAACGCCGTCTTCTCCTACGACGTCGGCAACCGCCGCACCGTGGTCACCGACGCACTCGGCCACAGCACCGTCTACCGCTACAACGAGCGCGACCAGATCGTCGAGGAGACCGACCCGCTGGGCGCGGTGACCCGTTTCGAATGGGACGAGTACGACCGGCTGCTGTCGCGCACCGACCCGCTCGGCCACACCACCCGCTTCCGCTACGACGACCGCGGCAACCTCCTCCAGGTGCGCTACGCCGACGGGACGGTGTCGGCCGCCGAGTACAACGAGCTGAACTTGCCGACGCGCATCGTCCAGCCCGACGGTGCGGTCTGGCGGATGGAATACGACGACCGCGGCAATCTGACCCGCCAGACCGATCCCACCGGGGCGGTCACCGCGTTCACCTACGACGACCGCGGCGGGCTGCTCTCAGTCACCGACCCCCTGGGCCACACCAGCCGGGCCGAGCTCAACGCCGCTGGCCTGCCGCTGACGATCACCGACGCCCAGGGCGGCATTTCCCACCGGTCCTATGACGCGATGGGACGCCTTGTCCGCTACACCGACCCCACGGGAGCGGTCACCGCGCTCTCCTGGACGGTCGAAGGCCGCCTGACCTCACGGACGCTGCCTGACGGCACCGTCGAGCACTGGCGCTACGACGGGGAGGGCAACCTGGTCGAGCACACCGACCGGCTCGGCCAGACCACCCGCACCGAGTACGGCCCACTGGACCTGCCCGCCGCGGTGGTCCGCCCGGACGGCTCTCGCCTGACTTTTGAGTACGACGGTGAGCTGCGCCTGACCACCGTCACCACTGACACCGGGCTGACCTGGCGCTACACCTACAACGCGGCCGGCCATCTGGTCGGCGAGACCGACTTCAACGGCCGCAGCATCGCCTACACCACCGACGCCGCCGGACGGCTGATCGCCCGCACCAACGGCGCCGGTCAAACGGTCGGCTACGTCCGCGACCCCTTCGGGAATGTCGTGGAAAAGACCGCCGACGGCCGCACCACCACGTTCGCCTACGACGCGATGGGCCGGTTGGTCCGCGCCTTCGGCTCCGGCATCGAGCTGAAGATCCACCGCGACCTGCGGGGCCGGGTCCTCGCCGAGACCTGGAACGGGGCCACCACCGCCTACACCCGCGACGCCGTGGGCCGCGTCATCGCCCGGCGCACTCCCTCGGGAGCCCAGACGGCCTGGTCCTACACCCCCACCGGCCTGCCCGCTGTGCTGCGGACGGGCGATCACACCCTCACGTTCGCCTACGACGCCGTCGGCCGGGAGACCCAGCGCGTCATCGACGCCGCCGTCGTCCTCGCCCAGCAGTGGGACGTCGTCGGTCGCCTGACCGGCCAGACACTGTGGGGCGCCCCCGCCCCCGGCACCGACCGGGCGCGCTTGCTGCAGCACCGCACCTATGCCTACCGCCCTGACGGCAACTTGACAGGTGTCACCGACCGCCTCGTCGGCGACCGCGTCTACAGCCTGGACGCCAGAGGTCGCATCGCCGCGGTCACCGCCCATGGCTGGAGCGAACGCTACGCCTACGACGACATGGGCAATCTCACCCATGTCGCCGGCTCGGCCGCCGTCCCCGACCAACAGCCGGAGACGGGAGCGCGCGAGTACACCGGCACTCTCGTCCGTACGGCCGGCCGCACCCGCTACGAGCACGACGCCCAGGGCCGCGTCGTGCTCCGCGAGCAGGTCACATTGTCGGGCAAACGCCGCCGCTGGCGTTTTCACTGGGACGCCGACGACCGTCTCAGCGCCGTGGACGTCCCCGACGGCTCCCGCTGGTACTACCACTACGACCCGCTCGGCCGCCGCGTCGCCAAACAACAGCTCACCGCCGACGGCACCACCGTCCTGCAGTCCTACACCTACGTCTGGGACGGCACCCGCCTGGCCGAGCAGACCCACCGCGTCCACGACCCCCGCCGTCCCACCGTCCAGGCCACCACCTGGACCTACGAGCCCGACTCCCACAGGCCCGTCACCCAGACGGAGCGCATTCCCGCGGCCACCGCCTCCCAGGAGTGGATCGACCGCCAGTTCTACGCCATCGTCACCGACCTCGTCGGCACCCCCCACTGA